In a single window of the Etheostoma spectabile isolate EspeVRDwgs_2016 chromosome 3, UIUC_Espe_1.0, whole genome shotgun sequence genome:
- the LOC116687112 gene encoding LOW QUALITY PROTEIN: C5a anaphylatoxin chemotactic receptor 1-like (The sequence of the model RefSeq protein was modified relative to this genomic sequence to represent the inferred CDS: deleted 1 base in 1 codon): MGDSWDYGHIFSITNSSDYDNYTLPVFPVNLAPDIQPIQIAALTFYGLVVLLGVPGNALVVWVTGFCMPRSATSIWFLNLALADLLCCLSLPLLMVPIAHDDHWHFGSLACTLVKSLFYLVMYCSVLQLVLISVDRWMLVSRPIWCQNNRRPRQAVCLCVAVWCLALIGSIPQFVYTREIEAGEDKRECLAVHTRLSAWFVTSYRFLLGFFVPFLVIVACHLVVYRRAESGLTRARARSKRTLKVILAVVLSFFLCWLPLHIVDFLSLTVPXXXXPHSPKLYLAQVLTLCLAYXXXXCLNPLLYVCLGRGFKDSMNRSLRNMLQFISEDPTVKMSITNNDTKSSSTGKETTKI, from the exons ATGGGTGACAGCTGGGACTACGGACATATATTTAGTATAACCAATTCATCTGACTACGATAATTACACACTGCCTGTGTTTCCTGTTAACTTGGCCCCTGATATTCAACCGATCCAGATCGCAGCTCTGACCTTCTACGGCCTTGTGGTCCTGTTGGGTGTACCCGGAAATGCTCTGGTGGTGTGGGTGACAGGGTTCTGCATGCCGCGCTCTGCCACCTCCATCTGGTTCCTGAACCTCGCGCTGGCTGATCTTCTGTGctgcctctccctccctctgctcATGGTCCCTATAGCCCACGATGACCACTGGCACTTTGGCTCGCTGGCATGCACATTAGTCAAAAGCCTGTTCTACCTGGTGATGTACTGCAGCGTCCTGCAGCTGGTTCTGATCAGTGTGGATCGCTGGATGCTGGTCAGCAGACCCATATGGTGTCAGAACAACAGGCGACCTAGGCAGGCTGTGTGCCTTTGTGTTGCTGTCTGGTGCCTGGCCCTGATCGGCAGCATCCCCCAGTTTGTTTACACCAGGGAGATCGAAGCAGGTGAAGACAAGCGAGAGTGCCTGGCGGTACACACTCGACTCAGCGCCTGGTTCGTCACATCCTACCGCTTCCTCCTGGGATTCTTCGTCCCTTTCCTGGTGATTGTAGCGTGTCACTTGGTGGTGTACAGGAGAGCAGAGAGCGGACTGACCCGTGCTCGGGCCCGCTCCAAGCGCACACTGAAGGTCATCCTTGCTGTGGTGCTGAGCTTCTTCCTCTGCTGGCTCCCGCTACACATTGTGGACTTTCTTTCACTGACGGTCCCTCNNNNNNNNNNCCCC CACAGCCCCAAACTTTACCTGGCACAGGTTTTAACACTCTGTCTGGCATATTTNNNNNNNNNNTGCCTGAACCCGCTGCTCTATGTGTGTCTGGGCCGGGGCTTCAAAGACAGCATGAACCGCTCACTGCGCAACATGCTCCAGTTCATCAGCGAGGACCCTACGGTCAAGATGAGCATCACTAACAACGACACCAAGAGCTCGAGCACCGGGAAGGAGACAACCAAAATCTGA
- the polr2i gene encoding DNA-directed RNA polymerase II subunit RPB9 — protein sequence MDLETGTYEPGFVGIRFCQECNNMLYPKEDKENRILLYACRNCDYQQEADNSCIYVNKITHEVDELTQIIADVSQDPTLPRTEDHPCPKCGHKEAVFFQSHSMKAEDAMRLYYVCTAPHCGHRWTE from the exons ATGGATTTAGAAACTGGAACGTACGAACCCGGATTTGTTGGGATACGGTTTTGTCAAGAATG TAACAACATGTTATACCCAAAAGAAGACAAGGAGAACCGTATTCTGCTTTATGCG TGCAGGAATTGTGACTACCAACAAGAGGCAGACAACAGCTGCATCTATGTCAACAAGATCACCCACGAGGTTGA tgaGTTGACACAAATCATTGCTGATGTATCTCAGGATCCAACACTCCCGAGGACAGAGGACCACCCCTGTCCCAA ATGTGGGCACAAGGAGGCAGTGTTCTTCCAGTCTCACAGTATGAAGGCTGAG GATGCTATGAGACTGTACTACGTCTGCACAGCCCCTCACTGTGGACACAGATGGACAGAGTGA
- the pglyrp5 gene encoding peptidoglycan recognition protein 5: protein MAQKVTIVSRQQWGAAAPKKRETLKGSAQRVVIHHTALPRCKGQKECMDRLVSIQRGHMKDRGFDDIGYNFLVGGDGAVYEGRGWGVVGAHTKGNNDDSLGIAFMGNFKNDTPSTEAMSSVKKLLQSGVSQGFLNPKFSLFGHRDLGDTECPGEKLYAVLPQLRGTS from the exons ATGGCCCAAAAAG TGACCATTGTTTCAAGGCAGCAGTGGGGAGCAGCTGCTCCTAAAAAAAGGGAGACTCTGAAAGGCTCTGCCCAGAGAGTTGTCATACACCACACTGCCCTCCCAAGATGCAAAGGCCAGAAAGAGTGTATGGACCGCCTTGTCAGCATTCAGAGAGGGCATATGAAAGACAGAGGCTTCGATGACATCGGATATAA ttttctTGTTGGAGGAGACGGTGCTGTGTATGAGGGCCGTGGCTGGGGTGTGGTTGGGGCACATACCAAAGGCAATAATGATGACTCACTGGGGATTGCCTTCATGGGAAATTTCAAAA ATGACACACCAAGCACAGAGGCAATGTCGTCAGTCAAAAAGCTGCTGCAATCTGGAGTCTCTCAGGGCTTTCTAAACCCAAAGTTTTCCCTGTTTGGGCACAGAGATCTGGGAGACACAGAATGTCCAGGAGAAAAACTGTATGCTGTACTACCACAACTGAGGGGTACCTCATAA
- the foxg1c gene encoding forkhead box protein G1c, whose product MEGLKTSDRFFHNSFSISSLLLRREGVMGDQERPSESHKPRSAHPEKSSQEEKFDSEKNCEAPKLCIKAETKPVSSNRKREGNKGDSKKGVGAEESVKPEKPPFSYNALIMMAIRQSPERRLTLNGIYEFIMDNFPYYRQNRQGWQNSIRHNLSLNKCFVKVPRHYDDPGKGNYWMLDPCSEDVFIGGTSGKLRRRAAAGSRTKLALKRGGGRLVSSSTATSVTLAAAGSFYWPVPPFLPLQTPVRTHLGAGTYLRAHPRFPNHATSVVSQRSRLSATGAVDADRFVQTHQEMSYIGLSCAQSRRHQIGTACTAFSTSIPACPLPLSDPYSFNMISGQASYFYSHQMPCAATFSPCQEECATSKTSPGQFASKNGHSDLGGFCNDFRNYCPQVSSSPSSWNIEK is encoded by the coding sequence ATGGAGGGCTTGAAAACTTCGGACCGATTTTTTCACAATTCCTTCAGCATCAGCAGCCTGTTGTTGAGACGAGAGGGAGTGATGGGGGACCAGGAGCGTCCTTCTGAGTCCCACAAACCGCGTTCCGCACATCCAGAGAAATCCAGTCAAGAGGAAAAGTTTGACAGTGAAAAGAACTGCGAAGCGCCAAAACTGTGCATTAAAGCGGAAACCAAGCCGGTGAGTTCAAATAGAAAACGAGAAGGAAATAAGGGAGATTCAAAGAAAGGCGTTGGAGCAGAAGAAAGCGTTAAGCCTGAGAAACCTCCTTTCAGTTACAACGCGCTCATCATGATGGCTATCCGCCAGAGCCCGGAACGACGGCTCACGCTCAATGGCATCTATGAGTTTATTATGGACAATTTTCCATACTACCGCCAGAACAGACAGGGATGGCAAAATTCAATCAGGCACAACTTAAGTCTGAATAAGTGTTTCGTTAAAGTGCCACGCCACTATGATGACCCGGGTAAAGGCAACTACTGGATGCTGGACCCCTGCAGTGAGGACGTCTTCATAGGTGGCACATCAGGAAAACTCCGGCGCAGGGCCGCAGCTGGCTCCAGGACCAAGCTTGCACTAAAACGGGGTGGAGGTCGTCTGGTGTCCTCCAGCACTGCAACCAGCGTGACCTTGGCCGCAGCAGGTTCATTTTACTGGCCGGTGCCGCCGTTTCTGCCTCTCCAAACACCAGTGCGCACTCACCTTGGCGCAGGGACTTATCTGAGAGCTCACCCCCGCTTCCCAAACCACGCCACATCGGTGGTTTCACAGCGGTCCCGGTTGAGTGCAACAGGTGCTGTAGACGCAGACCGGTTCGTGCAGACGCACCAGGAGATGTCTTACATTGGACTCAGTTGCGCGCAATCCCGACGCCATCAGATTGGCACCGCCTGCACCGCTTTCTCCACATCCATCCCTGCATGCCCCCTGCCGCTGTCGGATCCGTACTCTTTTAACATGATCTCCGGACAAGCCAGCTACTTTTACTCTCACCAAATGCCTTGTGCCGCAACGTTTAGTCCGTGTCAAGAGGAGTGCGCCACTTCTAAGACATCTCCGGGACAATTTGCATCCAAGAACGGCCACTCAGACCTCGGAGGGTTCTGTAATGACTTTCGAAACTACTGCCCTCAAGTCAGTTCAAGCCCTTCGTCTTGGAATATAGAAAAATAG
- the snrpd2 gene encoding small nuclear ribonucleoprotein Sm D2: MSLLTKPKSEMTPEELQKREEEEFNTGPLSVLTQSVKNNTQVLINCRNNKKLLGRVKAFDRHCNMVLENVKEMWTEVPKSGKGKKKSKPVNKDRYISKMFLRGDSVIIVLRNPLITGK; the protein is encoded by the exons AT GAGTCTCTTAACAAAGCCCAAGTCCGAGATGACCCCTGAAGAGCTCCAGAAAcgagaggaagaggagttcAACACCGGTCCTCTGTCGGTGCTCACACAGTCCGTCAAGAACAACACTCAGGTTCTCATTAACTGTCGCAACAACAAGAAGCTGCTCGGAAGAGTCAAGGCTTTTGACAG GCACTGCAACATGGTCTTGGAGAATGTGAAGGAGATGTGGACGGAAGTTCCCAAGAGCGGGAAGGGAAAGAAGAAGTCTAAGCCAGTGAATAAGGACCGCtacatttctaaaatgtttctGAGGGGAGACTCTGTTATCATCGTGCTGAGAAATCCTCTGATCACAGGAAAATGA